One Cohnella candidum genomic region harbors:
- a CDS encoding YigZ family protein, producing MLDRYATVREYGSREIVIKKSRFIGHARPVESEEEAVAFIEQLKKKYWDATHNCSAYLIGERDEWQKALDDGEPSGTAGKPILEVIKNRGLKNTAVVVTRYFGGIMLGAGGLVRAYTDGAVAGIDAAGPIVKVLHREVAVDIDYTWYGKLENVLRDRGIRVGDVAFTDRVRVLCLPEAGEADRFQAWMTDFTQGQALIEAGQARYFVENEG from the coding sequence ATGCTGGATCGTTATGCCACGGTACGGGAATACGGCAGCCGGGAAATCGTCATCAAGAAATCCCGGTTTATCGGGCATGCCCGTCCCGTCGAAAGCGAAGAGGAGGCCGTCGCTTTCATCGAGCAGTTGAAGAAGAAATATTGGGACGCGACCCACAATTGTTCCGCTTACCTGATCGGCGAGCGCGACGAATGGCAGAAGGCGCTGGACGACGGGGAACCGAGCGGCACGGCGGGCAAACCGATTCTCGAAGTCATCAAAAACCGGGGACTGAAAAATACGGCCGTCGTCGTCACGCGTTATTTCGGAGGCATCATGCTGGGAGCCGGCGGACTGGTCCGCGCTTATACGGACGGGGCGGTCGCGGGAATCGACGCCGCGGGGCCGATCGTCAAGGTGCTCCACCGGGAAGTGGCCGTCGACATCGACTATACGTGGTACGGGAAGCTTGAGAACGTCCTGAGAGACCGCGGGATCCGGGTCGGCGACGTCGCCTTTACCGACCGCGTGCGCGTTCTATGTTTGCCGGAAGCAGGGGAAGCCGACCGCTTCCAGGCTTGGATGACCGACTTCACGCAAGGCCAGGCCTTGATCGAGGCGGGACAAGCCCGC
- a CDS encoding YkgJ family cysteine cluster protein, with translation MECRVGCAACCIAVSISSPIPGMPEGKPAGTRCVQLNENNACKLFGRPERPAVCSSLQASVEMCGERDEDAFRILAELERATSPGD, from the coding sequence ATGGAATGCCGCGTCGGTTGCGCAGCTTGCTGCATCGCCGTTTCCATTTCTTCTCCCATTCCCGGCATGCCCGAAGGCAAACCGGCGGGCACCCGCTGCGTCCAATTGAACGAAAACAACGCCTGCAAGCTGTTCGGGCGGCCCGAAAGGCCGGCCGTCTGCAGCAGCTTGCAGGCGTCTGTGGAAATGTGCGGCGAACGCGATGAAGACGCGTTCCGGATTCTGGCCGAACTCGAGCGAGCGACCTCGCCCGGGGATTAG
- a CDS encoding TerC family protein, translated as MNTEWLLALLQLMLINIVLSGDNAVVIAMACRTLEPAQQKQAIFWGTFGAVALRLVLTLVAVWLLRIPMVEAAGGLLLLYIAVNLLKGEEEEEHAKRRLTMGQAIRTIVVADVVMSLDNVVAVAGAAQGDWLLIGIGLAVSIPLIIWCSRLLTSIMKRFPILVWLGAGLLGYTAGEMLVKDEWVHGWLEPLLADNMFIVSVLTTIFVIVLGFAASRRSPKHAHGEGS; from the coding sequence ATGAATACCGAATGGCTGCTTGCCTTGCTGCAACTCATGCTGATCAACATCGTTCTGAGCGGGGATAACGCGGTGGTCATCGCGATGGCGTGCCGCACTCTCGAGCCCGCCCAGCAGAAGCAGGCGATTTTCTGGGGAACGTTCGGTGCGGTCGCCCTCCGGTTGGTGCTGACCCTCGTAGCCGTATGGCTGTTGAGGATTCCGATGGTGGAGGCGGCCGGCGGGCTGCTTCTCCTCTACATCGCGGTGAACTTGCTTAAAGGGGAAGAGGAAGAGGAGCATGCGAAGAGGCGGCTGACGATGGGACAAGCCATCCGCACAATCGTCGTCGCCGACGTCGTCATGAGCCTGGACAACGTCGTGGCCGTGGCGGGGGCCGCGCAGGGCGACTGGCTGCTGATCGGCATCGGCCTTGCCGTCAGCATCCCGCTCATCATTTGGTGCAGCAGACTGCTGACCTCGATCATGAAACGTTTCCCGATCCTCGTATGGCTTGGGGCGGGCTTGCTCGGCTACACGGCCGGCGAAATGCTCGTCAAGGACGAATGGGTGCACGGATGGCTGGAGCCGCTGCTTGCCGACAACATGTTCATCGTTTCTGTGCTGACGACGATCTTCGTCATCGTCCTCGGCTTCGCGGCTTCCCGCAGGTCTCCCAAACATGCGCACGGGGAAGGTTCCTAA
- a CDS encoding glucose-6-phosphate isomerase — protein MSKSIRFDYSKALQFVGQNEVDNLAPAVKLAHEQLHNGTGAGSDYLGWINLPTDYDKEEFARIKKSADKIRSDSDALVVIGIGGSYLGARAAIEMLQHSFYNTLSKEQRKSPQIFFAGNNISSTYVTHLLQALEGKDWSINVISKSGTTTEPAIAFRIFREALEKKYGREEARKRIYATTDKARGALKKLATAEGYESFVIPDDVGGRYSVLTAVGLLPIASAGIDIEAMMQGARDASAQFNNPNLSENQAYQYAAVRNALYRKGKTVEILVNYEPGLHFVSEWWKQLYGESEGKDYKGIYPASVDFSTDLHSMGQFIQEGNRIIFETVLQVGEVAEQITIQRDPDDLDGLNFLAGKTLDFVNKKAFEGTLLAHTDGNVPNLIVHLPDISAYSFGYLVYFFEIACGVSGYLLGVNPFDQPGVEAYKKNMFALLGKPGFEEEKKALEARL, from the coding sequence GTGAGCAAAAGCATTCGTTTCGACTATTCCAAGGCTCTGCAGTTCGTGGGCCAGAACGAGGTCGACAATCTAGCGCCGGCGGTGAAGCTGGCGCATGAGCAGCTTCATAATGGAACAGGGGCAGGCTCCGACTATCTAGGCTGGATCAACCTGCCGACCGATTACGACAAGGAAGAGTTCGCCCGCATCAAGAAGTCGGCGGACAAGATCCGTTCCGACTCCGACGCGCTGGTCGTCATCGGCATCGGCGGCTCTTACCTCGGCGCCCGCGCGGCGATCGAAATGCTGCAGCATTCCTTCTACAACACGTTGTCCAAGGAGCAGCGCAAATCGCCGCAAATTTTCTTCGCCGGCAACAACATCAGTTCCACGTACGTGACGCATCTTCTTCAGGCGCTTGAAGGCAAAGACTGGTCGATCAACGTCATCTCCAAATCCGGCACGACGACCGAGCCCGCGATCGCCTTCCGCATTTTCCGCGAAGCTCTGGAGAAGAAATACGGCCGCGAGGAAGCCCGCAAACGGATCTACGCAACGACGGACAAGGCCCGCGGCGCCCTGAAGAAATTGGCGACGGCCGAAGGCTACGAGTCGTTCGTCATTCCGGACGACGTAGGCGGCCGCTATTCCGTGCTTACGGCCGTCGGCTTGCTGCCGATCGCCTCGGCAGGGATCGACATCGAAGCGATGATGCAAGGCGCGCGCGACGCTTCGGCGCAATTCAACAACCCGAACCTGAGCGAAAACCAGGCTTACCAATATGCTGCCGTCCGCAACGCCCTGTACCGGAAAGGTAAAACGGTCGAAATCCTCGTCAACTACGAGCCGGGCCTGCATTTCGTATCCGAATGGTGGAAGCAGCTGTACGGCGAAAGCGAAGGCAAGGATTACAAAGGCATCTACCCGGCATCGGTGGACTTCTCCACGGATCTGCACTCGATGGGACAGTTCATCCAAGAAGGCAACCGCATCATTTTCGAAACGGTGCTGCAGGTCGGCGAAGTCGCGGAGCAAATCACGATCCAGCGCGACCCGGACGATTTGGACGGTTTGAACTTCCTGGCCGGCAAAACGCTCGATTTCGTCAACAAAAAAGCGTTCGAAGGAACGCTTCTCGCGCATACCGACGGCAACGTGCCGAACCTGATCGTCCACTTGCCGGATATCTCCGCCTACTCGTTCGGCTATCTGGTGTATTTCTTCGAAATCGCCTGCGGAGTCAGCGGATATCTGCTCGGAGTCAACCCGTTCGATCAGCCGGGCGTCGAAGCGTACAAGAAGAATATGTTCGCGCTGCTCGGCAAGCCGGGCTTCGAAGAAGAGAAGAAAGCGCTGGAAGCGCGGCTGTAA
- a CDS encoding DinB family protein: MNRVELLLKGWDFSYGEEDWYPPLKHALNGLTAAQADWRPEGFQVNSIWQNVNHLIFYKERLLKRWTGEETEYPSGVTNDDTFAVPSTEESDWQETVARLERVQQGIRGKLAALSETELETAIPSRKLEDWAHSLIRHDAYHTGEIIQLRKMQGSWPARRSFE, translated from the coding sequence ATGAACAGAGTGGAATTGCTGCTGAAGGGTTGGGATTTCAGCTATGGCGAGGAGGATTGGTATCCGCCGCTGAAGCATGCCCTGAACGGGTTGACGGCCGCGCAGGCCGATTGGCGCCCCGAAGGGTTCCAAGTGAACTCGATCTGGCAGAACGTCAACCACCTGATCTTTTACAAAGAACGGCTGCTGAAGAGATGGACCGGGGAAGAGACGGAGTACCCTTCCGGCGTGACGAACGATGATACGTTCGCGGTCCCGTCGACCGAGGAGTCCGATTGGCAAGAAACGGTCGCCAGGCTGGAACGCGTGCAGCAAGGCATCCGGGGCAAACTCGCCGCGCTGTCCGAGACGGAGCTGGAAACCGCGATTCCGAGCCGCAAGCTGGAGGATTGGGCGCACAGCCTCATCCGGCATGACGCCTACCATACCGGTGAAATCATCCAACTCCGTAAAATGCAAGGATCGTGGCCGGCCAGACGTTCCTTCGAGTAA
- a CDS encoding CGNR zinc finger domain-containing protein — protein sequence MLWDDFLNSDYHDWRGGGRSEDRLDKPGWLAQQLAGYGLTDPGPLSGEQLQALKRLRESMLRIVEAFAAGESAEPADLETLNRFLEAGPIVRRVAAQESGYSLEAVPLLQDWTGIAAEIAASFGRLLAEGESDRLRICDNPDCRWVYYDETRNRSKRYCDDKMCGNLMKVRRFRARKKTSDTK from the coding sequence GTGTTATGGGATGACTTTCTGAACAGCGACTATCACGACTGGAGGGGCGGAGGCCGGTCCGAGGACCGGCTGGACAAGCCCGGATGGCTGGCGCAGCAGCTCGCCGGCTATGGGCTGACTGACCCCGGTCCCTTGTCCGGCGAACAATTGCAAGCCCTGAAACGGCTGAGAGAATCGATGCTGCGAATCGTTGAAGCGTTCGCGGCCGGGGAATCGGCAGAGCCAGCCGACTTGGAGACGTTAAATCGTTTCCTGGAAGCCGGGCCGATCGTGCGCAGGGTCGCGGCGCAGGAATCCGGCTATTCGCTGGAAGCCGTGCCCCTTCTGCAGGATTGGACCGGCATCGCGGCCGAAATCGCGGCTTCCTTCGGACGCCTTCTGGCGGAGGGAGAATCCGATCGGCTTCGCATCTGCGACAATCCGGATTGCCGGTGGGTCTATTACGACGAAACCCGGAACCGTTCCAAACGGTACTGCGACGACAAAATGTGCGGCAACCTGATGAAAGTCCGCCGTTTTCGGGCCCGGAAGAAAACATCCGACACAAAGTGA
- a CDS encoding NAD(P)-binding domain-containing protein, producing MKTIGFIGLGVMGTPMAANLLRKGYSVTVYNRTPGKAEELVHLGAETAASPLETARSSDVVITMISNDQAVEEVYYGEQGILGGLQPGTTVIDSSTVSPSLSRRLAADIHAKFSYFLDAPVTGSKPAAIDGTLLFMVGGDPKIVEENREIILAMGKEIIYTGPSGSGTTAKLAHNTIVGINAAGLIEGMAIAAKGGIDASAFLRIVQSGGAASKQADLKGRKIIDHDFSVQFSLALMLKDLKLSSVLTDGMGVSTPMLETAKSLFQIGQSAGHGESDLAALAQVYEEWIGAQIADLKPPVAAASEAALTQEQNRRKKTRVPLEIPVMVSVYQWLQEGSFSGQSVEGILNDVSEDGLQIASSFPLEHDMFVVIHLPPEAGLPPMTGRIIRIVKKQGLFHYGCLLSALPLYQKIQLKEYIAKNTEV from the coding sequence ATGAAAACGATCGGATTTATCGGCCTCGGCGTCATGGGGACGCCGATGGCGGCCAACCTGCTTCGCAAAGGATATTCGGTTACCGTGTACAACAGAACCCCCGGAAAAGCCGAAGAGCTCGTCCATCTCGGCGCGGAAACCGCCGCTTCCCCGCTGGAAACGGCACGTTCGTCCGATGTCGTCATCACGATGATCAGCAACGACCAAGCGGTCGAAGAGGTTTATTACGGAGAACAAGGCATTTTGGGCGGCTTGCAGCCGGGCACGACCGTCATCGACAGCAGCACCGTGTCTCCATCCCTCTCGAGGAGACTGGCTGCGGACATCCATGCCAAGTTCTCGTACTTCCTGGACGCCCCCGTCACCGGCAGCAAACCGGCCGCGATCGACGGCACGCTTCTGTTCATGGTCGGCGGCGATCCGAAAATCGTGGAGGAGAACCGCGAAATCATTCTCGCTATGGGCAAGGAAATCATCTATACGGGACCGAGCGGCAGCGGAACGACGGCCAAACTCGCCCATAACACGATCGTCGGCATTAACGCCGCGGGTTTGATCGAAGGCATGGCGATCGCGGCCAAAGGAGGCATCGACGCTTCCGCTTTCCTGCGCATCGTCCAGTCCGGAGGCGCCGCCAGCAAGCAAGCGGACCTCAAGGGCCGTAAAATCATCGACCACGACTTCAGCGTGCAATTCTCGCTGGCTTTGATGCTGAAGGATCTCAAGCTGTCTTCCGTGCTGACGGACGGCATGGGCGTCTCCACCCCGATGCTGGAAACCGCCAAAAGCCTGTTCCAGATCGGCCAGTCCGCCGGCCACGGAGAATCGGATCTTGCCGCGCTGGCGCAAGTGTACGAGGAATGGATCGGCGCTCAGATCGCCGACCTGAAGCCTCCGGTCGCCGCCGCTTCGGAAGCGGCTTTGACGCAGGAGCAAAACCGCCGCAAGAAGACCCGGGTTCCGTTGGAAATCCCGGTCATGGTTTCCGTCTATCAATGGCTGCAGGAAGGCTCCTTCTCCGGCCAGTCCGTGGAAGGAATTTTGAACGACGTTTCCGAGGACGGGCTTCAGATCGCCTCCTCGTTCCCGCTTGAGCACGACATGTTCGTCGTCATCCATCTGCCGCCGGAAGCCGGATTGCCGCCGATGACGGGCCGGATCATCCGCATCGTGAAGAAACAAGGCTTGTTCCACTACGGCTGCCTGCTGTCCGCTCTTCCTTTATACCAGAAGATCCAACTCAAAGAGTACATTGCGAAGAATACCGAAGTTTAA
- a CDS encoding pyrimidine/purine nucleoside phosphorylase, protein MSQAQFDNVSVVAKANVYFDGKVTSRTVLFQDGTRKTLGIMMPGEYEFGTAQKEVMEILAGELTVLLPGSDQWISISGTGEFTVPANASFKLKVAEVTDYVCSYLDA, encoded by the coding sequence ATGTCTCAAGCTCAATTCGACAACGTATCGGTCGTCGCGAAAGCGAATGTGTATTTCGACGGCAAGGTCACCAGCCGCACCGTGCTGTTCCAGGACGGCACGCGCAAAACGCTCGGCATCATGATGCCGGGAGAGTATGAATTCGGAACCGCCCAGAAGGAAGTCATGGAGATTCTGGCCGGCGAACTGACGGTATTGCTGCCGGGCAGCGACCAGTGGATTTCGATTTCCGGAACCGGCGAGTTCACGGTGCCGGCGAACGCCAGCTTCAAGCTGAAAGTCGCCGAAGTGACCGATTACGTCTGCTCCTACCTGGACGCGTAA
- the tkt gene encoding transketolase: protein MSTNIDQLSVTTIRTLAIDAIEKAKSGHPGMPMGSAPMGYQLFAKTMKHNPSNPLWIDRDRFVLSAGHGSMLLYSLLHLSGYDLPMEEIQNFRQWGSKTPGHPEFGHTAGVDATTGPLGQGIAMAVGMAMAEAQLASTYNQDGFNLINHYTYSICGDGDLMEGISSEAASMAGHLKLGKLIVLYDSNDISLDGELNLSFSENVAKRFEGYNWQVLRVEDGNDLGSLAKAIAEAQAETGKPTLIEVKTIIGYGSPNKAGKGGHAGPHGSPLGTEEAKLTKGVYDWAWPEFHVPDEVRAHFAEVKQRGEAANAEWEALFAKYKGAHPELAQQFEQALARELPQGWDADLPKYTTEDKPLSTRVASGNAINGLAKNVPYLVGGSADLESSTMTHMKGLPVYKPGSYEGRNIYFGVREFGMAAAMNGISLHGGLRVYGGTFFVFTDYLRPAVRLASIMHQPVVYVLTHDSIAVGEDGPTHEPIEQLASIRVIPGLTVIRPADGNETSAAWAYALQNTGNPVALVLTRQNLPILEGTAEKARDGISKGAYVVSEAANGAPQGILIATGSEVQLAVASQKALAEQGVHVRVVSMPSWDLFEKQSKEYKESVLPKSVKARLAIEMASPFGWERYVGDEGAVLGISTFGASAPGDRVIKEYGFTPENVVAEFRKLI, encoded by the coding sequence ATGAGCACCAACATTGACCAATTGTCCGTGACGACGATCCGGACGCTCGCCATCGACGCGATCGAGAAGGCGAAGTCCGGCCACCCCGGCATGCCGATGGGCTCCGCCCCGATGGGCTACCAACTGTTCGCGAAAACGATGAAGCACAATCCGTCGAACCCGCTGTGGATCGATCGCGACCGCTTCGTTCTGTCCGCGGGACACGGCTCCATGCTGCTGTACTCCCTGCTCCATCTGAGCGGTTACGACCTGCCGATGGAAGAGATCCAAAACTTCCGCCAGTGGGGCTCCAAAACCCCGGGCCATCCGGAGTTCGGCCACACGGCGGGCGTCGACGCGACGACCGGACCGCTGGGCCAAGGCATCGCGATGGCGGTCGGCATGGCGATGGCGGAAGCTCAGCTTGCTTCCACGTATAATCAGGACGGCTTCAACCTGATCAACCATTATACTTATTCCATCTGCGGCGACGGCGACCTGATGGAAGGCATCTCCTCCGAAGCGGCTTCGATGGCCGGCCACCTGAAACTCGGCAAGCTCATCGTGCTGTACGATTCGAACGACATTTCGCTCGACGGCGAATTGAACCTCAGCTTCTCCGAGAACGTGGCGAAACGTTTCGAGGGCTATAACTGGCAAGTGCTGCGCGTAGAGGACGGCAACGACCTCGGCTCCCTTGCGAAGGCGATCGCCGAAGCGCAAGCCGAGACGGGTAAGCCGACCCTGATCGAAGTGAAGACGATCATCGGCTACGGCTCTCCGAACAAAGCCGGCAAAGGCGGCCATGCCGGACCGCACGGCTCTCCGCTCGGAACCGAAGAAGCGAAGCTGACGAAAGGCGTATACGACTGGGCTTGGCCGGAGTTCCACGTGCCGGACGAAGTCCGCGCCCATTTCGCCGAAGTGAAGCAGCGCGGCGAAGCCGCGAACGCCGAATGGGAAGCCCTGTTCGCCAAATACAAAGGCGCTCATCCGGAGCTGGCACAGCAATTCGAGCAAGCACTGGCCCGCGAACTGCCGCAAGGCTGGGATGCCGACCTGCCGAAATATACGACCGAAGACAAGCCGCTCTCGACCCGCGTCGCTTCGGGCAACGCGATCAACGGCCTGGCGAAAAACGTGCCTTACCTCGTGGGCGGCTCCGCCGACCTGGAAAGCTCTACGATGACGCACATGAAAGGCCTGCCGGTCTATAAGCCGGGCAGCTACGAAGGCCGCAACATCTACTTCGGCGTGCGCGAGTTCGGCATGGCCGCAGCCATGAACGGCATTTCTCTGCACGGCGGTCTCCGCGTGTACGGCGGCACGTTCTTCGTGTTCACCGACTACCTGCGTCCGGCGGTTCGCCTCGCTTCGATCATGCATCAGCCGGTCGTCTACGTGCTGACGCACGACTCGATCGCGGTCGGCGAAGACGGCCCGACGCACGAGCCGATCGAACAGCTGGCCTCGATCCGCGTCATCCCGGGCCTGACGGTCATCCGTCCGGCCGACGGCAACGAGACGTCCGCAGCTTGGGCGTACGCGCTGCAAAACACGGGCAACCCGGTCGCTCTCGTGCTGACCCGCCAAAACCTGCCGATCCTCGAAGGAACGGCAGAGAAAGCGCGCGACGGCATCTCCAAAGGCGCATACGTCGTGTCCGAAGCCGCGAACGGAGCGCCGCAAGGCATCCTGATCGCAACCGGCTCCGAGGTGCAGCTGGCCGTCGCTTCGCAGAAAGCTTTGGCGGAGCAGGGCGTGCATGTCCGCGTCGTCAGCATGCCGAGCTGGGATCTGTTCGAGAAACAATCCAAGGAATACAAAGAAAGCGTCCTGCCGAAATCGGTTAAAGCGCGCCTCGCGATCGAGATGGCTTCGCCGTTCGGCTGGGAACGTTACGTCGGAGACGAAGGCGCCGTTCTCGGCATTTCCACCTTCGGAGCGTCGGCTCCGGGCGACCGCGTGATCAAGGAGTACGGATTCACGCCGGAGAACGTCGTGGCGGAATTCCGGAAACTCATCTAA
- the purU gene encoding formyltetrahydrofolate deformylase yields the protein MKDQPYQPQAGIRPENADRARMLISCPDKPGIVAAVSQFLYEQGANIIQSDQYTMDPEGGMFFIRIEFDLQDLERRLPTLQEDFTRVSDRFSMRWSIFRASRRKRIALFVSKEDHCLLELLWQWQAGDLDAEISMVVSNHDDMRQLVESFGIPYHHVPVTPDTKAEAERQQLELTAGKVDLVVLARYMQIISPKFIERFPNRIINIHHSFLPAFVGGKPYQQAYNRGVKLIGATAHYVTEELDGGPIIEQDVQRVSHRENVNDLKRIGRHIERTVLARAIKWHVEDRLLVYQNKTVAFV from the coding sequence ATGAAAGACCAACCCTACCAACCCCAGGCGGGAATCCGCCCGGAGAATGCGGACCGCGCGCGGATGCTCATTTCCTGCCCCGACAAGCCGGGCATCGTCGCGGCCGTCTCTCAGTTCCTGTACGAGCAGGGAGCGAACATCATCCAGTCCGACCAATATACGATGGATCCGGAAGGCGGCATGTTCTTCATCCGGATCGAGTTCGACCTTCAGGATTTGGAGCGTCGGCTGCCGACCTTGCAGGAGGATTTCACGCGGGTATCGGACCGCTTCTCGATGCGTTGGAGCATTTTCCGGGCGAGCCGCCGCAAGCGGATCGCCTTGTTCGTGTCCAAAGAGGACCACTGTCTGCTGGAGCTTCTCTGGCAATGGCAGGCGGGCGACCTGGACGCCGAAATCAGCATGGTGGTGAGCAACCATGACGACATGCGCCAATTGGTCGAGTCGTTCGGCATCCCTTACCATCACGTTCCGGTCACCCCGGATACGAAAGCGGAAGCGGAACGGCAGCAGCTGGAGCTGACGGCCGGCAAAGTCGATCTCGTCGTGCTGGCCCGCTACATGCAGATCATTTCGCCGAAGTTCATCGAACGGTTCCCGAACCGGATCATCAACATCCACCATTCGTTCCTCCCGGCGTTCGTCGGCGGCAAGCCTTATCAGCAGGCTTATAACCGCGGAGTCAAACTGATCGGGGCGACCGCGCATTACGTGACCGAGGAATTGGACGGAGGCCCGATCATCGAGCAGGACGTCCAGCGCGTCTCCCATCGGGAAAACGTCAACGACTTGAAGCGCATCGGCCGCCATATCGAACGTACGGTATTGGCCCGCGCGATCAAATGGCACGTAGAAGACCGTTTGCTCGTGTATCAGAACAAGACGGTCGCTTTCGTATAA
- a CDS encoding deoxyribonuclease IV, translating into MLKIGSHVSFSDKGLLTATGEAVSYGSSTFMIYTGAPQNTRRKPIDSLYIPEGRQAMAEAGIGEIVVHAPYIINLGSYKEDTYRLAVDFLQEEIRRTHAIGVKNIVLHPGAYTEKDPEYGIARIAEGLNEVLDGTKECDVNIALETMAGKGTEIGRTFEELASIIEKVSANDRLTICMDTCHIHDAGYDVVNDFDGVLRKFDDLIGLNRLAVIHVNDSKNPQGAAKDRHSPIGSGWIGFEAIANVVRNDALKDKPFVLETPWIGKTEATSRPMYEAEIALLRGDAEERFGGEFLTDVERLHHFFTKEDIQPRSYVLNTWELLKSDAKAKKADPREPIERLYDLVIEKRVLSGDYSEEAVNKRLTAWFAGEKWLAKL; encoded by the coding sequence ATGCTGAAGATCGGATCCCACGTATCGTTTTCCGACAAAGGCCTGCTTACGGCGACCGGCGAAGCGGTAAGCTACGGTTCCAGCACGTTCATGATTTATACGGGAGCCCCTCAGAATACCCGGCGCAAGCCGATTGACAGCCTGTATATCCCGGAAGGCCGGCAAGCGATGGCGGAGGCCGGAATCGGCGAAATCGTCGTGCACGCCCCCTACATCATCAATCTCGGATCCTACAAGGAAGACACTTACCGTTTGGCGGTAGACTTCCTGCAGGAGGAAATCCGCAGAACGCACGCGATCGGCGTCAAGAACATCGTTCTTCATCCGGGCGCGTACACGGAGAAAGATCCCGAATACGGCATCGCCCGAATCGCAGAAGGGCTGAATGAAGTTCTCGACGGCACGAAGGAATGCGACGTCAACATCGCGCTTGAGACGATGGCCGGCAAAGGCACGGAGATCGGACGAACGTTCGAAGAGCTGGCTTCGATCATCGAGAAAGTTTCGGCGAATGACCGGCTGACGATTTGCATGGACACCTGCCACATCCACGACGCGGGTTATGACGTCGTTAACGATTTCGACGGGGTGCTGCGCAAGTTCGACGACTTGATCGGGTTGAACCGCCTCGCGGTCATTCACGTCAACGACAGCAAAAACCCGCAAGGCGCTGCCAAGGACCGCCACTCGCCGATCGGCTCGGGCTGGATCGGGTTCGAAGCGATCGCGAACGTAGTCCGCAACGACGCGCTGAAGGACAAGCCGTTCGTGCTCGAAACCCCTTGGATCGGCAAAACGGAGGCGACGTCGCGTCCGATGTACGAAGCGGAAATCGCGCTTTTGCGCGGCGACGCGGAGGAGCGGTTCGGCGGCGAGTTCCTGACGGACGTGGAGCGGCTGCACCACTTCTTTACGAAGGAAGACATTCAGCCCCGCAGCTACGTGCTGAACACATGGGAGCTGCTGAAGTCGGACGCCAAAGCGAAAAAAGCGGACCCGCGCGAACCGATCGAGCGTTTGTACGATCTGGTCATCGAGAAGCGGGTGCTGTCCGGCGACTACAGCGAAGAAGCGGTCAACAAGCGCCTGACGGCGTGGTTTGCCGGCGAGAAGTGGCTGGCCAAGCTGTAA
- a CDS encoding DUF2621 family protein, which yields MKNAPDWFMWSIGFWTIVMVLFMTIGGYFMFRKFLKVLPQRDGKSKLDWQNYWVERSRPLWTEESKEFLEKLVSPVPSAFRDIARHTIAAKIGQVAVESGASQVTDKHCIEGYILATPKRDHRSLKDFLDKNEIDYSDYRHLIG from the coding sequence ATGAAAAACGCCCCGGATTGGTTCATGTGGTCCATCGGGTTCTGGACGATCGTGATGGTTCTCTTCATGACGATCGGCGGATATTTCATGTTCCGGAAGTTTTTGAAGGTGCTCCCCCAACGGGACGGCAAGTCCAAACTCGATTGGCAAAATTACTGGGTGGAACGAAGCCGCCCGCTGTGGACGGAAGAATCGAAGGAGTTTCTGGAAAAGCTGGTTTCTCCCGTTCCTTCGGCTTTCCGCGACATCGCCCGCCACACGATCGCGGCGAAAATCGGACAGGTCGCCGTGGAAAGCGGCGCCTCCCAGGTGACGGACAAGCACTGCATCGAGGGCTACATATTGGCGACGCCCAAGCGCGACCATCGAAGCTTGAAGGATTTCCTGGACAAGAATGAGATCGATTATTCCGACTACCGGCATTTGATCGGATAA